Below is a genomic region from Drosophila kikkawai strain 14028-0561.14 chromosome X, DkikHiC1v2, whole genome shotgun sequence.
ctacgcaaactagtccctcagttttaaagctatctgattgaaactttgcatatagttttctatatgctctcactgctatatatgtcggaacgggccggatcggacgactatttcatatagctgccatacaaatgttcgataaattgttagaaaacaaaaaatataactttgctgttttccaacatttttgcaccattttttagatatggtcattttatattatttctgaattttggtaaaaattttatgaaaatcggacgactatatgatatagctgccattgcactatggtttttttcgcgttttttttggcataaactctaattttaaacctattgatctgaaatttggtatgtatacattttttaagcttctaTGATGGCCTACCaaatttcaaatgatttggggcactatttcatatagctgccatataaccgATCTGGCCGATTTGCaccaacttttttgtttttcaagctattgctttgaaatttggtttgtatacattttttaagctcccaagatgacctaccaagtttcaaatgatttggttatatttaaaaaaaaaaaaattttttgggcGAATGGGCCAGATctgttatatggcagctatatgaaatagtgcccaaatcatttgaaacttggtaggtctTCTTGAAAGCTTAAAAAAGGTATTCAAACGAAATTTCAATACAATAGACCTAAAATTGGAGTTTATAGAAAAACTAACTAACTTTAACTTCTTCGTAAACTTTTGCCACAACAAACTATCAAAGTCGCACAATTTTTCGCgccaatttcatacaaaacaGCTGCTACATAATCAGCTGACTTTAACAGCTGGCCAGCAGAACAGTGTTGTTCCATATGTTAaagttacatatttttttatttgtctatggtatttaaaaattaaaaataaaaaaaattttaagatacataaaaataaaaaaattgactttatgccaaaaaaaacgcgaaaaaaaccatagtgcaTTGGAACGATTGGGAAAttattaggaaaaaaattattgcttcgttgTTTCAACGTATTTATATCGATTTtgagatataagtttttttattattctagaattttggtaaaaattttataaaaatcgaacaactatatcatatagctgccatagaagcgatcggtaaatgtataaaatatgtaaagctgggaatgtaaaactgtaactgtcaaactgtaaacataataagtgtaggtaaaatgtaatgaaactctgttttgtgagtgttttcagcatttaaatctataatataaacataaaccAATTTGCAACGGCATGCCGAGTTAGCTTCCTgtcttgttaattttaaaataatgaagaagttttttaatataaaaaatcggattttataatacaaaataatatttttctaagtcaaggaatcatttccgaccccataaaccatatatattcttggtcagcattaacatgcgaatctttctagacatgtccggaagaaatcgattttttggccatttttgcgaaatttgatgaggggttacatcattaaaattagcaaaaatggccaaaaagtttgatttcttaaaattttaaatttggtatgcagtttttttaaattaataaaaactaacacaaaactgctttccgaatcgaaattaatgcatttttggcttagttatgatatattttaattgttacctgcaagggtatacaaactttggctggccaaacaaagttagctttatttcttgttatttatttattttatttttgtggatttaaaaatgttttcttacTTTTTGGTGGCTTAatctgaaataaattttatgtgTATAATATATCCATAGTTGTGTTAGGGAGGAGTATTTATGTACTGTTATGATTAcataaattgaaatgtttttcgTTGTTATATCTGATGTGtgagaaataatttataataatttttaaaataaattgtgttCCAATAAGGCCAGTTTCGGCtataaactaataataaagaatagtTGCAAAATTCTGAATAAATTAGAATGGCCTGCAAGCAAAATTAAGAGCGATGAGATGCTCAATGTGGAGAGTTAGCTATCTCAAGGCCCAACACAATTTTAAGGATGTTAACCCTGttaaaattttgagaaaattgtgcaatttttgttgattataatccaaaaattaacaaatcgGAAAGAAGTTTATCTTAGTTCCTAATTTTAACGATGTGGCggccaaataaatatttgtcacTAAATATCATAGTACGGCACGCATGGCCCATTTTGTTGAATTAAGTGTTTCATTGTCTGTCGGCTGACTCTGAGCTCCACAGGGCTCAGGGTTGTCAGGTTGCTAGGTGATCACCGCGCGGGGCTGTCACCATCCGAACTCTTGACCTTTGGCCTATCTGGTCTCGTAATTCACTCAAGTAAGTACCCCTTGCTCGCAGAGATCGGGGTGGCTATGTGCAATGCTGGGATTACTTTTTGGGCTAAACTTTATCATTTGATCTGATCTATTATGACTTTTATGCTGGAATAGATAGAAGAATACATACTGAAGGACTCTAGGATATGACTAGATTGATTCGGCTGTTGATTAAGAATACTTAAAAGGGTCGGAAAAGCCCTCTTTGCTGTTTTGTATACTTcttttgattaaataaattccagagAAAGTTAAGAACTTCGTTCTTCGGAAGCTTAAGGCTTTTCAGGTTAGATGAGTCTGTGATACCTTCCAAATTCATGATACCAGGTGTGTTAGTTGAAGTTTGCCGGTTTTTTCGATAAAGAAAACACTCAATTCTCAAGAGAATGTGAAAAATTTGTTATTCAAAGTATTGACCGTTGGCTTCTACACATTTCGCCCATCTTTCAGGCAAATTATGGATACCATtccaaaacaactttttttcttACGAGGCAAACCATTCGACGCGCCATTTTTCGACTTCTTCAAAATTGGCGAAGAGCTGCTCTGCCAGTGAGTGTCCCATCGATGCAAAAAGGTGATAGTCGGACAGGGCGAGGTCTGGAGAGTACAGCGGGTGCGATAATATTTCCCAATCAAGTGCTTTCAGTGTGTCCTTCGTCAGTTTAGCGGTATGAGACGGCGCGTTGTCATGTTGCAAGATAACTTTGCCATGTTTTCGGGCCCATTCGGCCGTTATTCGATCAACGAATTAttcaaattgataatttgttgTCGGTAGCGATACTTTTCAACAATTTTACCAAGGTTTTAATAACTCGAATTACACGACACCACATGGGTCCCGCAAATTCGATTTACTTGGAACGAAACTCGACATACTTACTGAGGTAAAAAAGTatgatgtttatattttgacGGAATGCGACTTGTGTATTTCTTTAGGTTAAtgtcaacagaaaaaaatgacACATATGCCGAATGATACAAATGTGTATATTACTGCTAGCGCCATCAACAGTAAAACCGGCAAACTTCAACTAACACCCCTGGTATAtcccttaaaatataaattttaaattgcaatttgttGTCTTTATTTTAGGAAAAAAGTAAGTAGTATCGGTATCTTGGTATCCTTGAGTCCTGTTTCTTAGCCGCTGCGACGGTTACGCCTGTTGCTCCTGTTCCTTCTCTCCCTGTTCCTGATCCTGCGCTCCCTTCTCCTCTCACGCCTCTGTCTCTCGCGCCGCTTGCTCTTCTTGctggaggaggacgaggacgacgaaGAGGACGAAGAAGGCGCTGTGGTGGCCGTGCTGGTGGCAGGTGCCGCCGTGGGAGAAGTGGTAGTGGGAGAAGTGGATGAAGAGGAGGAGCTGGGCGTTGAGGTTGAAGAGGTAGAGGGTGAAGTGGAGCTAGTGCTGGAGCTGGGCGAGGTCGAGGTCGAGGAGGAACTGGGCGATGTTGAAGAAGTCGATGAGGAGCTGGGCGAGGTAGAAGAAGTCGATGAGGAGCTGGGCGAGGTAGAAGAAGTCGATGAGGAGCTGGGCGAGGTCGATGAAGTCGAGGAGGTCGAGGATGTGGGATCCGACGAGGTTGTAGCAGAGGACGTCACATTGTTGGCCAGGGCCAACAGGCAGGCCAAGAGGAGCAGGCAGAAGAATCGCATCTTGTTTTGTAGCTTGGAAAACTCAAACTGTGATACTTTCCAGAATCTCCGCCTGGCTTATATATCCATCTAGTCACCCAGTTAGCTATACCAGCCAGCATCCATCCCCTCAAAGATCGGCTTTGTTTGGCCTGGACAAACACCACCCTGATCCGTTTGTCTGGGCTCCAATCTCCGGCATTGTTCtttcctctctctctatttgcaCAGCACACGCTTAGAAGCTTAGCATCCCAGCTTGTTTACATCGAGGCTAAAAATATTGCGAATAATACGAAATAATAGAAACTGTTTGCCGAAACCCCGATCGGGGCTGTTGTTCAGTCCGTAATTAGAAAGTGACAATGAAAGGTTGTTTGTGTCTCAGTTCTTGGGCATTGTCTCCTTTAAGAGTCATGGAATATTACCATGGAGAACTCCCCCCTTTCAAGTGTGGTTTTCAGACACGCGTAGAGCGGATTTTTCTTAGGAA
It encodes:
- the LOC108083345 gene encoding uncharacterized protein is translated as MRFFCLLLLACLLALANNVTSSSTSSTSPSSSSTSSTSPSSSSTSTSPSSSTSSTSPSTSSTSTPSSSSSSTSPTTTSPTAAPATSTATTAPSSSSSSSSSSSSKKSKRRERQRRERRRERRIRNRERRNRSNRRNRRSG